The nucleotide window TGTCGGTGAGTTCAGTCACTTTTTGGAGGGAAGGATAACCGCCCCGCCTGTTGTCCTCATAGTCGCCGGAGCCATCGTCTTTTTCATAGCGTTCCTCGGCTGCTACGGCGCCATAAAGGAGAATTACACCCTGCTGATAGCCGTGAGTGATTTGCCGACGTTCCCGAAGTTCGGGGTCGTGACGAGGTCCTGATAAAGGGACCGTTGCTGATCGCTGGGAATTTCTGTTCCAGTTCGCGGGCGCCTTGGTTGTCATATTCGCGATAGAACTGGCGGTTGGAATCGCGGCAGCTGTATTCCGTAACGACTTCAGTATGGCGATGAAGGAGACCCTCAGATCGACCATGACGAACTACACGGAAGCTGACAAGATGGCGTGGAACAACGTTCAGCAGAAGGTCGGTGATCCTTGAGGACACTTTGGAGTAAATTATCGTTAGATAACACGTGAAAGAAGCGTGTGCTGGAcggaaatgaataaaaagagGCCGTTAACGGACCtgttcgacttttttttttacatttttttacgatttgtTTACAGCTGCAATGTTGCGGCATCGATGGGCCGGAGGATTGGGAACGTGCGAATGTCCTGCCAAGCGGCACTCTGCCCGAGTCCTGCTGCAACCTGGACTCCGGTCCGAGTACCCAGTGCATTATGAACAGTCAGAGCAAGGTCTACCGGAGGGGTTGTTACATGGAACTGGAGTCCAGGGTGCAGAATGGAGCAAAGATCCTGATCGGAGTAGGGATAGGAATAGCGTTTATCGAGGTGAGTTCGACGAGCGATTTGGTCTATCGATGCCGATCgatcgaaattattttaatcatttctgatgtaaatttttcagatcGCGGGCGTGGTTCTCGCTTGCTTTCTGGCTAATGCGATAAAGCGAGAGGGCGGTGagaagtgaagaaaattttgataatttagaTACTTGtgcgatttaattttttaattttatactttcatTTTATACAAAGTTTATCATTTTCGTTCCCGCTATTCttcaattacaaaattcaCCCAATATCGTTCTTTTCGACATCGATTTTGACTGTTTCGATCTCGATATCCATCTTTAGTcgattttctaattttatccctactttttccaaaattttatcaacacGTCGTCCACTTCAATAATTGTAATGTACAATGCATGATTTCGCTCATGCAGAATATGTACGCTATAAggctatataataataaatcatcGTTTGtagatattatattatacttttgGATTAACAATCAACATGTAATTCGTAACGGACGTGTATAGATTTTAGACTATGTAATCGTTACAGTTTCGCTATACATTCGTGCATTTTAGATTTCGAATTATACTTCGTGGTAAGTAATAATCATCTGTTAAAAGCAATGCGATTATGTCCAAATAACAATTACCTTACTagttatatacaatatatataaacataataTACATCTTACCTACCTTTACGATACACTATAAATAATCTTAATCTCAAATAATATGATATACAATTATACGCATAGAAATAGATTATGatatactatatacatatatcctgACGTATATAAACACGTATAAAAACAATTACCAGGGCAATGTGTGTACGTGTAGccagtataataattataagtcTGTATTATTTGTACAATGATTAATCGACCGCTCAATACTGcaatttcctttttctttttttactactcACAAATGTATGCGTACAGTTCTGTGATCACGTAGGCATTGCGATATAACATATCTGGAATCCAGTTACTGTCGTTGGTcacgttataatttttttcaacttttttaatcCGATTTACCGACAGATTCTTATTTTCGTGCATGTATTAAAGTTTAGCCCGCGAATTTTGCGAATAACTTTTGATTTATTCATGACGTAAATTATATTACTGCCGTATAgtgaattgttgaaaaatttcacacgaaACTGACGGcaaattgttttcgaattcCTGCGTTAATGACAGTCAACTGTACACCTACCGTCAGAATCTTATtttgtgaatattattttAGACAAGATTATCAATGAAGAAAATCGGTGACTTGTTTAATTGACTTATGAGTAACGCGAGTGGTTAATATCGTGATTCACCACGCTCGATAATTAATCAACGTTCGTGAAATTTTCGCATTGTctggagaaatgaaaattatcgagAAGTCGGAATCTACTCGGGTGAAtatttcgatcaaattttaattattacagcgtaagaaaattggaaaaaacttAGTAAATACATCGACGTGCGGTAatgttacaaaataaaaaataaaattacttgaTTTAAAACTCTGCTGACCTAGATAACGCCTAAAAACATGTTATATTCTTATCTATCATCGCGTGCTTAAATACACACGTATAAAAGCGACGAACAAAAAGTTGTCTCGACTTTCGCAAAGGTGTACTGgctatttttaaaattcacatACAACATTGTCTTGCAAACTTTATAACGAACaataaagtttcaaaaaaatttacccctCTGTTAAATTCACGAAATTGTTAGCATTCATTCCCTCTCTGGAAAATGTCCGAGCAGATTATCAACGCGACATGAATCCCccctcaaaaaatttttggattcTGTCGTTCTACGATATGCTGCGGCGGAGCCGAAGGAACGATTGTCCTGGCATAAAAACCGGTGTTTTTGTGAGATGGAAGCCGGGGGTAGTTTTCTATGAAAGGGCGTTGACCGACTTGCTGGTTAAATCTTTTCTCCGGATTTGGACTGCCGttacgaatattttttgaGATCGGTTTTACTCTGGGGAGGGTTCTCCCCACGGCCAAGGGGTTGTTTACCACCTCCAATGTTTCACTCTCGGCTGGTTCTTCGGACGGCAAGACCCTTCGGCGACGATCGCCGATTGCTCGTGCTAAGAAATACGTCAGAGCGATTGTGATCACCTGAAATAAGTATCACGtgatttgtgaaatttttatttcgaacaTATTACCCTATTGCTTATTTCAGGCCGGGGGTAAAGATACTCTCAGAGATTTAGGTTTTAGATGTTggagggggggaaaaaaaaacctgctaATTATATTCGATTATTGTACAATATTATGGGAATGAAtaaatccgaaaaaaaaaaattacaaaatat belongs to Neodiprion lecontei isolate iyNeoLeco1 chromosome 5, iyNeoLeco1.1, whole genome shotgun sequence and includes:
- the LOC107217335 gene encoding CD63 antigen gives rise to the protein MESCGMSLIKYILFFFNLIFAVSGIGIIVAGALVLSDVGEFSHFLEGRITAPPVVLIVAGAIVFFIAFLGCYGAIKENYTLLIAFAGALVVIFAIELAVGIAAAVFRNDFSMAMKETLRSTMTNYTEADKMAWNNVQQKLQCCGIDGPEDWERANVLPSGTLPESCCNLDSGPSTQCIMNSQSKVYRRGCYMELESRVQNGAKILIGVGIGIAFIEIAGVVLACFLANAIKREGGEK